The Rhodococcus sp. X156 genome window below encodes:
- a CDS encoding oligosaccharide flippase family protein: MSSTTDHNRAAVSNSVALVLSRVVIAAMGWLGSVLVARALSPEAWGQYSFVFGLLGLLSIITDLGVGRVVLARLVADDEREVSLVAGSYIALRLVLGLLGYLVGLGFVLALGYPGEVVRATAVAGIVVVVATPSHALTVLFQSRLRLTVVAIAESVGQAVQLLLTVLAAVLAPTLLIFVLPVIVNELVKITWKLRAVRRGEAGPLPARHVGAHRWRALLVDALPMTVGAGLGMLLSKIDLLLLSRLDTFDSVGLYSVGYKFADVLDVVSYAVITPVLTLLVRAWPGDLAEFRRRVQESALALAVLGAVSLAVFWAAAEPILRLLYGERFGEAAFASRMLVLGSCFGMLTYLGFMVAVSAERRRAYPLVAVVGLVVNVGLNLVLIPRMSYDGAAIATVATEALVLVLIWTVAARAVRGLVPLGTGLGLVAVTAAVIGLSELLVDVLPWPLVSAGSGLVVLAAAWLLRVPVVRGAPAFVRERWTARRS, translated from the coding sequence ATGAGCTCGACCACCGACCACAACCGCGCCGCGGTGAGCAACTCCGTCGCACTGGTGCTGAGCCGGGTGGTCATCGCCGCGATGGGGTGGCTGGGCAGCGTGCTGGTGGCCCGGGCGCTGTCGCCGGAGGCCTGGGGCCAGTACTCCTTCGTCTTCGGCCTGCTCGGGCTGTTGTCGATCATCACCGACCTCGGGGTCGGGCGGGTGGTGCTGGCCCGGCTGGTCGCCGACGACGAGCGCGAGGTGTCCCTGGTCGCCGGCTCCTACATCGCGCTCCGCCTGGTGCTCGGCCTGCTGGGCTACCTGGTGGGGCTGGGCTTCGTGCTGGCGCTGGGGTACCCGGGGGAGGTGGTCCGGGCGACCGCGGTGGCGGGCATCGTGGTGGTGGTGGCCACGCCCAGCCACGCGCTGACCGTGCTGTTCCAGAGCCGGCTGCGGCTGACGGTGGTGGCCATCGCCGAGTCGGTCGGGCAGGCGGTGCAGCTGCTGCTCACCGTGCTCGCCGCGGTGCTCGCCCCGACGCTGCTGATCTTCGTGCTGCCGGTGATCGTCAACGAGCTGGTCAAGATCACCTGGAAGCTGCGGGCAGTGCGCCGCGGCGAGGCCGGCCCGCTGCCCGCCCGGCACGTCGGTGCCCACCGCTGGCGAGCACTGCTGGTGGACGCGCTGCCGATGACGGTGGGTGCGGGCCTGGGCATGCTGCTGTCCAAGATCGACCTGCTGCTGCTCAGCCGGCTGGACACCTTCGACTCCGTCGGCCTGTACTCGGTGGGCTACAAGTTCGCCGACGTGCTCGACGTTGTCTCCTACGCGGTGATCACCCCGGTGCTGACGCTGCTGGTGCGGGCCTGGCCCGGTGACCTGGCGGAGTTCCGCCGGCGGGTGCAGGAGTCGGCGCTGGCGCTGGCGGTGCTCGGCGCGGTGAGCCTGGCCGTGTTCTGGGCCGCCGCGGAGCCCATCCTGCGGCTGCTCTACGGCGAGCGGTTCGGCGAGGCCGCGTTCGCCAGCCGGATGCTGGTGCTCGGCTCCTGCTTCGGGATGCTCACCTACCTGGGCTTCATGGTGGCGGTCTCGGCGGAGCGCCGCCGTGCGTACCCGTTGGTGGCGGTGGTCGGCCTGGTGGTCAACGTCGGGCTCAACCTGGTGCTGATCCCCCGGATGTCCTACGACGGCGCGGCCATCGCCACCGTGGCCACCGAGGCGCTGGTGCTGGTGCTCATCTGGACCGTGGCCGCCCGGGCGGTGCGCGGCCTGGTGCCGCTGGGCACGGGGCTGGGCCTGGTCGCGGTCACGGCGGCGGTGATCGGCCTGAGCGAGCTGCTGGTGGACGTGCTCCCGTGGCCGCTGGTGTCGGCGGGCAGCGGGCTGGTGGTCCTCGCGGCGGCCTGGCTGCTGCGGGTGCCGGTGGTGCGGGGCGCGCCGGCCTTCGTGCGCGAGCGCTGGACCGCGCGCCGCTCCTGA
- a CDS encoding glycosyltransferase family 4 protein, which produces MSDPVRVLFVNENIGGHVTVHNAIRRCVQERTDVVAEFLDAQDPHLAGKLLRAPLPGLARLDLDLQPLRAQLVRSRGVRRALAARLARGDVDVVHVYTQNCALTSARLLRQLPCVVTTDSTTALNAYRIPYRTPTRFTRLTVRASVPAERRVLDAADHVIANSAEAADSLRQVYGVREPRLEVLPFGVWLPPEPAERPERRPTLVFVGHNLERKGGNRLLRLHQQHLRDRCDLVLVTTQPVQPAPGVRVVADLAGGDDRLWEVLAGADVMVFPSTIDQAPNAVLEAAAAGLPVIAHPVAAVGEMVRDGVTGLLVPPEDDTALLAAITSLLDDPARRREMGRQGRRHVEQHYDMRVAVDRLLAICRDLAAAPRAGRGHPA; this is translated from the coding sequence GTGAGCGATCCGGTGCGGGTGCTGTTCGTCAACGAGAACATCGGTGGCCACGTCACCGTGCACAACGCCATCCGGCGTTGCGTGCAGGAGCGCACGGACGTCGTCGCGGAGTTCCTGGACGCCCAGGACCCGCACCTGGCGGGCAAGCTGCTGCGCGCCCCGCTGCCGGGCCTGGCCCGCCTGGACCTGGACCTGCAGCCGCTGCGTGCCCAGCTGGTGCGCTCCCGCGGGGTGCGTCGCGCCCTCGCCGCCCGCCTGGCCCGCGGGGACGTCGACGTGGTGCACGTCTACACCCAGAACTGCGCGCTCACCTCGGCTCGCCTGCTGCGCCAGCTCCCGTGCGTGGTCACCACCGACAGCACCACCGCGCTCAACGCCTACCGCATTCCGTACCGCACCCCCACCCGGTTCACGCGGCTCACGGTGCGGGCCAGCGTCCCGGCCGAGCGGCGCGTCCTGGACGCCGCCGACCACGTCATCGCCAACAGCGCCGAGGCCGCCGACTCGCTGCGGCAGGTCTACGGCGTGCGGGAGCCGCGGCTGGAGGTGCTGCCCTTCGGGGTCTGGCTGCCCCCCGAGCCGGCTGAGCGGCCGGAGCGACGCCCCACCCTCGTCTTCGTCGGGCACAACCTGGAGCGCAAGGGCGGCAACCGGCTGCTGCGCCTGCACCAGCAGCACCTGCGGGACCGCTGCGACCTGGTGCTGGTGACCACGCAGCCGGTGCAGCCCGCGCCCGGGGTGCGGGTGGTCGCCGACCTCGCCGGCGGTGACGACCGGCTGTGGGAGGTGCTCGCCGGGGCCGACGTCATGGTCTTCCCCAGCACCATCGACCAGGCACCCAACGCGGTGCTCGAGGCGGCCGCGGCCGGGTTGCCGGTGATCGCGCACCCGGTGGCCGCGGTCGGAGAGATGGTCCGCGACGGGGTGACCGGGCTGCTGGTGCCGCCCGAGGACGACACCGCGCTGCTGGCGGCCATCACCAGCCTGCTGGACGACCCCGCTCGGCGCCGGGAGATGGGCCGCCAGGGCCGCCGGCACGTGGAGCAGCACTACGACATGCGGGTGGCGGTGGACCGGCTGCTCGCGATCTGCCGAGACCTTGCCGCCGCACCCCGTGCCGGGCGGGGCCACCCGGCATGA
- a CDS encoding glycosyltransferase — protein MSTPRLALVHERLTEVAGSENVVEQLNRQWPEARVHVPIARPEGIPAGLTHAPVTTWLDRLYRRSGQGSYAPLLPLLPGSFRRMPLREADVVITSHHAFATQVVHATDAPVIAYVHSPARWAWHAELRAGEAGGRLGELALTALAARTRRQELAAAPRLAHVVANSTAVAERVQQCWNRTAEVVYPPVNTSYYHPDPAVEREDFFLLAGRLVPYKRPDLAVRAAEVAGVRLVVAGDGRFLQRCQELAGPRTTFAGRVSDAALRDLHRRSRALVMPGVEDFGIVPVEAMACGSPVLALGSGGALDTVLPQVSGQLVAAGGDDQVVAALAEAMTGFRAGDYDPQVVRKHAERFSEDVFRTSMRDVVTRVTR, from the coding sequence GTGAGCACCCCACGGCTGGCCCTGGTGCACGAGCGCCTCACCGAGGTCGCCGGTTCGGAGAACGTGGTCGAGCAGCTGAACCGGCAGTGGCCGGAGGCGCGCGTGCACGTGCCCATCGCCCGACCCGAGGGCATCCCCGCCGGGCTGACCCACGCACCGGTGACCACCTGGCTGGACCGGCTGTACCGCCGCAGCGGGCAGGGCTCCTACGCGCCGCTGCTGCCGCTGCTGCCCGGCTCCTTCCGCCGGATGCCGCTGCGCGAGGCCGACGTGGTGATCACCAGCCACCACGCCTTCGCCACCCAGGTGGTGCACGCCACCGACGCCCCGGTGATCGCCTACGTGCACAGCCCCGCCCGCTGGGCCTGGCACGCCGAGCTGCGCGCCGGCGAGGCCGGTGGTCGCCTGGGTGAGCTGGCGCTGACCGCGCTGGCCGCGCGCACCCGCCGCCAGGAGCTCGCCGCCGCCCCCCGCCTGGCCCACGTGGTGGCCAACTCCACCGCGGTGGCCGAGCGCGTGCAGCAGTGCTGGAACCGCACGGCCGAGGTGGTGTACCCGCCGGTGAACACCAGCTACTACCACCCGGACCCGGCCGTGGAGCGCGAGGACTTCTTCCTGCTGGCCGGGCGGCTGGTGCCCTACAAGCGGCCCGACCTGGCGGTGCGGGCCGCCGAGGTGGCCGGGGTGCGGCTGGTCGTGGCCGGCGACGGCCGGTTCCTGCAGCGCTGCCAGGAGCTCGCCGGCCCGCGCACCACCTTCGCCGGCCGGGTCTCCGACGCTGCGCTGCGCGACCTGCACCGGCGCAGCCGCGCGCTGGTGATGCCTGGCGTGGAGGACTTCGGCATCGTCCCGGTGGAGGCCATGGCCTGTGGCAGCCCGGTGCTCGCCCTCGGCAGCGGGGGCGCGCTGGACACGGTCCTGCCGCAGGTGAGCGGTCAGCTGGTGGCGGCGGGCGGCGACGACCAGGTGGTGGCGGCCCTGGCCGAGGCGATGACGGGGTTCCGCGCCGGCGACTATGACCCGCAGGTCGTGCGCAAGCACGCGGAGCGCTTCTCCGAGGACGTCTTCCGCACGTCGATGCGCGACGTGGTCACCCGGGTGACCCGGTGA
- a CDS encoding alpha/beta hydrolase, whose protein sequence is MSAHPTWFGPEAAPLLGVLHVPDDATARGAVVLCPPLGKEHTDSYRGLALLAQQLCAAGVVVLRFDYQGTGDSAGEPADDSVQRWLDSIATAVAHVRSTGVDHVALAGLRVGALLAAAAVARCGELAGLALWDPVTNGRSFLRHQRTLYRLTIGADVAEDGMVSLPFTLLAPGAVAELGGLRLTVPEPAGGRPLPVLVAGRPSAADDQALAALAARPETTRITVHEHEGFLEPTTSIVRIPADSVAAVARWLLGVLPAQRQPVVAQAQTSAVVAVTPDGTAVRESLHRRGPHQLFTIVTSTDHPPRRSLVLNSLGSHHRIGAGRMHVDLARSLAAEGVEVIRFDRRLTGDTTEVRADELAPMYAQVCVQDARMAAGTVRSAARDTVVAGVCAGGWMAMHAAAAGDAGTVVVLSPTIWGLRSQERYREAELAAAQQSGPDEQGPAPVSATRRHQVKQLLRRRLPYPLWLLLGRAGVTQVPEVALARLLRAGVDVTVVLTPADHTWFVEQRGPEGLRRLHRRGLRPRVVIGEEGDHSLLHRGMREQSVTEVRRAVLAHLRRRDADEDAAPV, encoded by the coding sequence ATGAGCGCCCACCCCACCTGGTTCGGGCCCGAGGCCGCCCCGTTGCTGGGCGTGCTGCACGTTCCGGACGACGCGACCGCCCGCGGCGCCGTGGTGCTGTGCCCGCCCCTGGGCAAGGAGCACACTGACTCCTACCGCGGTCTGGCCCTGCTGGCGCAGCAGCTGTGCGCCGCCGGCGTGGTGGTGCTGCGCTTCGACTACCAGGGCACCGGTGACTCTGCGGGCGAGCCGGCGGACGACTCGGTGCAGCGCTGGCTGGACAGCATCGCCACCGCGGTGGCACACGTGCGCTCCACCGGCGTGGACCACGTCGCGCTGGCCGGGCTGCGGGTGGGGGCGCTGCTCGCCGCTGCCGCCGTGGCGCGCTGCGGGGAGCTGGCCGGGCTGGCGCTGTGGGACCCGGTGACCAACGGCCGCAGCTTCCTGCGCCACCAGCGCACCCTGTACCGGCTGACCATCGGGGCCGACGTCGCCGAGGACGGCATGGTCTCGCTGCCCTTCACGCTGCTCGCCCCGGGCGCCGTGGCCGAGCTGGGCGGGCTGCGGCTCACCGTCCCGGAGCCCGCGGGCGGACGACCGCTGCCGGTGCTGGTGGCGGGCAGGCCCAGCGCCGCCGACGACCAGGCCCTGGCCGCCCTGGCCGCTCGCCCCGAGACCACCCGGATCACGGTGCACGAGCACGAGGGCTTCCTGGAGCCCACCACCTCCATCGTGCGCATCCCCGCCGACAGCGTCGCTGCCGTGGCCCGGTGGCTGCTCGGCGTGCTGCCCGCGCAGCGACAGCCGGTGGTGGCCCAGGCACAGACGTCGGCGGTGGTGGCAGTGACGCCGGACGGCACCGCGGTGCGGGAGAGCCTGCACCGACGTGGACCCCACCAGCTGTTCACCATCGTCACCAGCACCGACCACCCGCCGCGGCGCTCGCTGGTGCTCAACAGCCTGGGCTCGCACCACCGCATCGGGGCGGGTCGGATGCACGTGGACCTCGCCCGGTCGCTGGCCGCTGAGGGCGTGGAGGTGATCCGCTTCGACCGCAGGCTGACCGGGGACACCACCGAGGTGCGCGCCGACGAGCTGGCCCCGATGTACGCCCAGGTATGTGTGCAGGACGCCCGGATGGCGGCAGGCACGGTGCGCAGCGCCGCCCGGGACACGGTGGTGGCCGGGGTGTGCGCCGGTGGATGGATGGCCATGCACGCCGCGGCGGCCGGTGACGCCGGCACCGTGGTGGTGCTCAGCCCCACCATCTGGGGGCTGCGCAGCCAGGAGCGCTACCGGGAGGCGGAGCTGGCTGCCGCGCAGCAGAGCGGGCCGGACGAGCAGGGCCCCGCACCGGTGTCGGCCACTCGGCGGCACCAGGTCAAGCAGCTGCTGCGCCGCCGCCTGCCCTACCCGCTGTGGCTGCTGCTCGGCCGGGCCGGGGTGACCCAGGTGCCGGAGGTGGCCCTGGCGCGGCTGCTCCGGGCTGGAGTGGACGTCACGGTGGTGCTCACCCCGGCCGACCACACCTGGTTCGTGGAGCAGCGCGGTCCCGAGGGGCTGCGCCGGCTGCACCGTCGGGGTCTGCGGCCCCGGGTGGTCATCGGTGAGGAGGGCGACCACAGCCTGTTGCACCGCGGCATGCGGGAGCAGTCCGTGACCGAGGTCCGCCGCGCCGTGCTCGCTCACCTTCGCCGGCGGGACGCCGATGAGGACGCTGCACCGGTGTGA
- a CDS encoding glycosyl hydrolase, protein MSTDLLADRPWRCAATAPGAVLSPAELAGLDLQWYPATVPGTAAAAVRAAEGRDAALARDYDAQDWWFVTTLGEAVGAGPWTLHALGLATVAEVWVDECCVARSESMYTTTTATLDTLAPGSVLALRFAALRPLLGVSRRPRARWRSLLVDEQNLRWWRTSLLGRAPLLTGTAAVVGPHRPLTLHRRPDLEVLSRDLHTGVRGDTGVLEVRARLRGAEQLRRATVRVGAHQSTVDLEHVGDEAVLHAVVEVPAVARWWPHTHGDQPLYPVHLHLGERELDWGTVGFRDVQVGTDDGGFALSVNGVAVFCRGACWTPLDPVGLSSDPDALRAALTAVREAGLNMLRVTGTMTYEEPELWRLCAELGLLVWQDAMLATLDPPAEEHFEALLRTEVEQLCTALQGNPALAVLSGGSETEQQPTMLGLDATRRCVPAVHELVPAVARRLLPGVPCVSSSPSGGALPIHVGTGVAHYFGVGGYLRPLTDVRTAGVRFAAECLAFATPPEAAAVEREFGSAAVAGHHPRWKAAVPRDHGASWDFEDVRDHYVRTLFGVQPAEVRRHDPARYLDLGRAAVCEAVQACFEHWRRAESGCAGALVLTLRDLEPGAGWGLLDSTGAPKAPWYVLRRLSAPVAVSITDEGLDGLRVDAWNDRPHDLPGVLVVTAHQRLGARQVLAETDVVLPAHGSGTWWVDALVGTFLDLNHAHGFGPQTYDALTVQLRTATGSTRAVRLLGGADRPLQTDVGLAATATRDGDGGWALEISTRGTAQHVHVDVAGFLPEDSWFHLGAGDRRVVALRPTGPDAPALPAGTVGALSSLTAAPVVLPR, encoded by the coding sequence GTGAGCACCGACCTGCTGGCCGACCGACCCTGGCGCTGCGCCGCCACCGCACCGGGCGCGGTGCTGAGCCCGGCGGAGCTGGCCGGGCTGGACCTGCAGTGGTACCCCGCCACCGTGCCGGGCACCGCCGCCGCTGCCGTGCGCGCCGCCGAGGGACGCGACGCCGCCCTGGCCCGCGACTACGACGCGCAGGACTGGTGGTTCGTCACCACCCTGGGCGAGGCGGTGGGTGCGGGCCCGTGGACGCTGCACGCCCTGGGCCTGGCCACCGTGGCCGAGGTGTGGGTGGACGAGTGCTGCGTGGCGCGCTCGGAGTCGATGTACACCACCACCACCGCCACGCTGGACACGCTGGCGCCGGGAAGCGTGCTGGCCCTGCGCTTCGCCGCGCTGCGCCCGCTGCTGGGCGTCTCCCGGCGACCCCGCGCCCGCTGGCGCAGCCTGCTGGTGGACGAGCAGAACCTGCGGTGGTGGCGCACCAGCCTGCTCGGCCGCGCCCCGCTGCTCACCGGCACCGCTGCGGTGGTGGGCCCGCACCGCCCGCTGACGCTGCACCGGCGCCCGGACCTCGAGGTGCTCAGCCGCGACCTGCACACCGGCGTGCGCGGCGACACCGGGGTGCTCGAGGTGCGCGCCCGGCTGCGCGGCGCGGAGCAGCTGCGCAGGGCCACCGTGCGGGTGGGGGCGCACCAGTCCACGGTGGACCTGGAGCACGTCGGCGACGAGGCGGTGCTGCACGCGGTGGTGGAGGTGCCGGCGGTGGCGCGGTGGTGGCCGCACACCCACGGCGACCAACCGCTCTACCCGGTGCACCTGCACCTGGGCGAGCGGGAGCTCGACTGGGGCACCGTGGGCTTCCGCGACGTGCAGGTTGGCACCGACGACGGCGGCTTCGCGCTGTCGGTCAACGGCGTGGCGGTGTTCTGCCGCGGCGCCTGCTGGACGCCGCTGGACCCGGTGGGCCTGAGCAGCGACCCCGACGCGCTGCGTGCCGCCCTCACCGCGGTGCGCGAGGCCGGGCTGAACATGCTGCGCGTCACCGGGACGATGACCTACGAGGAGCCGGAGCTCTGGCGGCTGTGCGCCGAGCTGGGCCTGCTGGTCTGGCAGGACGCCATGCTCGCCACCCTCGACCCGCCCGCCGAGGAGCACTTCGAGGCGCTGCTGCGCACCGAGGTGGAGCAGCTGTGCACCGCGCTGCAGGGCAACCCGGCGCTGGCCGTGCTCTCCGGCGGCAGCGAGACCGAGCAGCAGCCCACCATGCTCGGCCTGGACGCCACCCGTCGCTGCGTGCCCGCGGTGCACGAGCTGGTCCCGGCGGTGGCGCGGCGGCTGCTGCCCGGCGTGCCGTGCGTCAGCTCCAGCCCCTCCGGCGGTGCGCTGCCCATCCACGTGGGCACCGGCGTGGCGCACTACTTCGGCGTGGGCGGCTACCTGCGCCCGCTCACCGACGTCCGCACCGCCGGGGTGCGCTTCGCCGCCGAGTGCCTGGCCTTCGCCACCCCGCCCGAGGCCGCCGCCGTGGAGCGCGAGTTCGGCTCGGCCGCGGTGGCGGGGCACCACCCGCGCTGGAAGGCGGCAGTGCCCCGCGACCACGGCGCCTCCTGGGACTTCGAGGACGTCCGCGACCACTACGTGCGCACCCTGTTCGGGGTGCAGCCCGCCGAGGTGCGCCGCCACGACCCCGCGCGCTACCTGGACCTGGGCCGGGCCGCGGTGTGCGAGGCGGTGCAGGCCTGCTTCGAGCACTGGCGACGGGCTGAATCCGGCTGTGCCGGCGCGCTGGTGCTCACCCTGCGTGACCTCGAGCCCGGCGCCGGGTGGGGCCTGCTGGACTCCACCGGCGCCCCCAAGGCGCCCTGGTACGTGCTGCGGCGGCTCAGCGCCCCGGTGGCGGTGAGCATCACCGACGAGGGCCTGGACGGGCTGCGGGTGGACGCCTGGAACGACCGCCCGCACGACCTGCCGGGCGTGCTGGTGGTGACCGCGCACCAGCGGCTCGGGGCGCGCCAGGTGCTGGCCGAGACCGACGTGGTGCTGCCCGCCCACGGCAGTGGCACCTGGTGGGTGGACGCGCTGGTGGGGACGTTCCTGGACCTCAACCACGCCCACGGCTTCGGCCCGCAGACCTACGACGCGCTCACGGTGCAGCTGCGCACCGCGACCGGCAGCACCCGTGCGGTGCGCCTGCTCGGTGGCGCCGACCGTCCCCTGCAGACCGACGTGGGCCTGGCCGCCACCGCCACCCGCGACGGCGACGGCGGGTGGGCGCTGGAGATCAGCACCCGGGGCACCGCCCAGCACGTGCACGTCGACGTGGCCGGCTTCCTGCCCGAGGACTCCTGGTTCCACCTGGGCGCCGGGGACCGGCGGGTGGTGGCGCTGCGGCCGACGGGCCCGGACGCCCCGGCCCTGCCCGCCGGCACCGTGGGAGCACTCAGCTCGCTCACCGCTGCCCCCGTGGTGCTGCCGCGATGA
- a CDS encoding DUF1839 family protein, whose protein sequence is MSPATAPDLRLLPLDADTYRCHRLHAGERAWSETSCYVDLWVELLHALGHDPVPALASVLSADHDGAQWTFLKPAPEDLRRLYGIDVDELNVWRSVLEHVVQALGQGRLLTVEVDSWWLPDTVGTTYRTEHGKTTVVANRVDTAGQVLEYFHNAGYHRLAGEDFRGLFHLDGTDPRVLVPYVEQLRLDRVHPPEPVQVRAVVREHLARRPERNPVAALGTSVRRDLQWLTGGGLELFHRWAFGGLRQCGAGAELAADLTTYLGAEVGVAGLEAAVESFHAVATGAKSVQFRLARAARGRTVSVDAELDAMAAHWAAATTTLAEQV, encoded by the coding sequence ATGTCTCCCGCCACCGCGCCCGACCTGCGGCTGCTGCCGCTGGACGCCGACACCTACCGCTGCCACCGGCTGCACGCCGGGGAGCGCGCCTGGTCGGAGACCAGCTGCTACGTGGACCTGTGGGTGGAGCTGCTGCACGCCCTGGGCCACGACCCGGTGCCCGCGCTGGCGTCGGTGCTCAGCGCCGACCACGACGGTGCACAGTGGACCTTCCTCAAGCCGGCCCCCGAGGACCTGCGCCGGCTCTACGGCATCGACGTCGACGAGCTCAACGTGTGGCGCAGCGTGCTCGAGCACGTCGTCCAGGCCCTCGGACAGGGCCGGCTGCTGACGGTGGAGGTGGACTCCTGGTGGCTGCCCGACACCGTCGGCACCACCTACCGAACCGAGCACGGCAAGACCACCGTGGTGGCCAACCGGGTGGACACCGCCGGGCAGGTGCTGGAGTACTTCCACAACGCCGGCTACCACCGGCTGGCCGGCGAGGACTTCCGCGGCCTGTTCCACCTGGACGGCACCGACCCGCGGGTGCTGGTGCCCTACGTGGAGCAGTTGCGCCTGGACCGGGTGCACCCGCCGGAGCCCGTTCAGGTGCGGGCGGTGGTGCGCGAGCACCTGGCCCGGCGCCCCGAGCGCAACCCGGTGGCCGCGCTGGGGACCTCGGTGCGTCGCGACCTGCAGTGGCTCACCGGCGGTGGGCTGGAGCTGTTCCACCGCTGGGCCTTCGGCGGCCTGCGCCAGTGCGGGGCGGGGGCCGAGCTGGCCGCCGACCTCACCACCTACCTCGGCGCCGAGGTGGGTGTCGCGGGCCTGGAGGCGGCCGTGGAGAGCTTCCACGCGGTGGCCACCGGAGCCAAGAGCGTGCAGTTCCGGCTGGCCCGCGCCGCGCGGGGACGGACGGTGAGCGTGGACGCGGAGCTGGACGCGATGGCCGCGCACTGGGCCGCGGCCACCACCACCCTGGCGGAGCAGGTGTGA
- a CDS encoding amino acid--[acyl-carrier-protein] ligase, which yields MTLDPDPSTTVVDVSALAAAHGDFRTELVGAGLLVPTSVPGLYGRSGVFEDVVEGIDVVVRAAGPGAAADRYRFPPVFPRDSFERTDYIASFPHLTGAVNTFAGDNRAHAALLAARADGQSWDGWLTPADTMLVSAACHPAYAMLAGTLPPEGRLLDVHGYCFRHEPAVDPARMQAFRMHEFVTVGTAEQAAAHREQWIGRGLQVLADLGLAAEAVVANDPFFGRAGRMLSANQREENLKTELVVRLYGDLDAGTAVVSCNCHREHFGATFGISTAAGDVAHSACVGFGMERIALGLFRTHGLDPRGWPAPVRARMQL from the coding sequence ATGACCCTGGATCCTGACCCGAGCACCACCGTCGTCGACGTCTCCGCGCTGGCGGCGGCGCACGGCGACTTCCGCACCGAGCTGGTGGGTGCCGGGCTGCTGGTGCCCACCTCCGTCCCCGGCCTCTACGGGCGCTCCGGCGTGTTCGAGGACGTGGTGGAGGGCATCGACGTGGTGGTCCGCGCCGCCGGTCCCGGTGCCGCCGCGGACCGCTACCGCTTCCCGCCGGTGTTCCCCCGCGACAGCTTCGAGCGCACCGACTACATCGCCTCCTTCCCGCACCTGACCGGCGCGGTCAACACCTTTGCCGGGGACAACCGCGCGCACGCGGCGCTGCTGGCTGCGCGCGCGGACGGGCAGTCCTGGGACGGCTGGCTCACCCCGGCCGACACCATGCTGGTCTCCGCCGCCTGCCACCCCGCCTACGCCATGCTCGCCGGCACGCTGCCGCCGGAGGGCCGGCTGCTGGACGTGCACGGCTACTGCTTCCGGCACGAGCCCGCCGTGGACCCCGCCCGCATGCAGGCCTTCCGGATGCACGAGTTCGTCACCGTCGGCACCGCCGAGCAGGCGGCGGCCCACCGCGAGCAGTGGATCGGCCGCGGCCTGCAGGTGCTGGCCGACCTGGGCCTGGCCGCCGAGGCAGTGGTGGCCAACGACCCGTTCTTCGGCCGGGCCGGGCGCATGCTCTCGGCCAACCAGCGCGAGGAGAACCTCAAGACCGAGCTGGTGGTGCGCCTGTACGGCGACCTGGACGCGGGCACCGCGGTGGTGTCGTGCAACTGCCACCGGGAGCACTTCGGCGCCACCTTCGGCATCAGCACCGCCGCCGGGGACGTCGCGCACAGCGCCTGCGTGGGCTTCGGCATGGAGCGCATCGCCCTGGGCCTGTTCCGCACCCATGGCCTGGACCCCCGCGGCTGGCCGGCGCCGGTGCGGGCCCGGATGCAGCTGTAG